One region of Gigantopelta aegis isolate Gae_Host chromosome 7, Gae_host_genome, whole genome shotgun sequence genomic DNA includes:
- the LOC121377673 gene encoding uncharacterized protein DDB_G0271670-like: protein SSSSRSSSSSSSSSSSSCSSSGSSSNSSCGSSSSSSSSSSSSSSSSSSSSSSSSSSSSSSSSSSSSSSSSSSSSSSSSSSRSSSSSSSSSSSSSSSSSSSSSNSSSSNSSSSSSSSSSSSSSSSSSSSSSSNSSSSSSSSSSSSSSSSSNSSSSSSSSSSSSSSSSSSSSSSSSSSSSSSSSSSSSSSSSSSSNSSSSSSSSSNSSSSSSSSSSSSSSSSSNSSRSGSSSSSSSSGSSSSSSSSSSSNSGSSSSSSSSSSSSSSSSSSSSSSSSSSSSSSSSSSSSSSNSSSSGSSSSSSSSGSSSSSSSSNSSSSSGSSSSSSSSSSSSSSSSGSSSSSSSSNSSSSSGSSSS from the coding sequence agtagtagtagtaggagtagcagtagtagtagtagcagtagtagtagtagttgtagtagtagtggtagtagtagcaatagcagttgcggtagtagtagtagtagcagtagtagtagtagtagcagtagtagtagtagcagtagtagcagtagtagtagtagcagtagtagtagtagcagcagcagtagtagtagtagtagtagtagcagcagtagtagtagcagtagtagcagcagtagtagaagtagtagtagtagtagtagtagcagtagtagtagtagtagcagcagtagtagcagtagtagtaacagcagcagtagtaatagtagcagtagtagtagcagcagcagcagcagcagcagcagcagcagcagtagtagtagtagtagtagtaacagtagtagtagtagcagcagcagcagcagcagtagcagtagtagtagtagtaacagtagtagtagcagcagcagcagcagcagtagtagtagtagtagtagtagtagtagtagtagtagtagtagtagtagtagtagtagtagtagtagtagtagtagtagtagtagtagtagtagtagtagcaatagcagtagtagtagtagcagtagtagtaacagtagtagtagcagcagcagcagcagcagcagtagtagtagtagtagtagtaacagtagtagaagtggtagtagtagtagcagcagcagcagtggtagtagtagtagtagtagtagtagtagtagtagtaacagtggtagtagtagtagcagcagcagcagcagcagtagtagtagtagtagtagtagtagtagtagtagtagtagtagcagcagcagcagcagcagcagcagtagtagtagtagtagtagtaacagtagtagcagtggtagtagtagtagcagcagcagcagtggtagtagtagtagtagtagtagtagtaacagtagtagtagcagtggtagtagtagtagcagtagtagtagtagtagtagtagcagcagcagcagtggtagtagtagtagtagtagtagtagtaacagtagtagtagcagtggtagtagtagtagc
- the LOC121377672 gene encoding uncharacterized protein LOC121377672, whose protein sequence is MSSSRNHPHRVPPLPPLPQTPPRPPKKWTSLPSPEEVAKEKRIQRLDRLSRNFLDHDENITARQMFEKHRNNWPQLLVVSQGCIGLTDFDTFSSEQVVRVQKQFQYECVIARDKLGRFVSIPLHFETKFKVVLGIKHYGPEQSLSDIIAKYELPLTVKFAVPRSHVFYINTSSHKADSFGCMALLQVYNETYLVSNPINNGILDPLICIVPLYLEMLMNTIYGSEVLTDDQWHHYLDELTAEANKVNFDSVQGRKEMAIYEKLPPEIDNRDDYDYIRIGDLEATFTQPARFRDSDVYSEIGPDVPARGEQPDDEPSSTVHACPVESLGIEELCAQLERLRLHKHVKVFRKKGISGVILKSLSESVLKQELHFKDFEIIKLMAFIKKGHIPK, encoded by the exons ATGTCATCGAGCCGTAACCACCCTCACCGTGTGCCACCCTTGCCGCCCTTGCCGCAGACGCCGCCTCGTCCTCCGAAGAAATGGACGAGTTTGCCCAGTCCCGAGGAAGTGGCAAAAGAGAAAAG AATTCAAAGGCTGGACAGACTGAGTCGAAATTTCCTCGATCATGACGAGAACATTACGGCGAGACAGATGTTTGAGAAACACAGGAACAACTGGCCGCAACTCCTAGTGGTCAGCCAGGGCTGCATCGGACTCACGGACTTCGACACGTTCTCGTCAGAACAG GTTGTGAGAGTACAGAAGCAGTTCCAGTATGAATGCGTTATTGCCAGGGACAAGCTTGGTCGGTTCGTTAGCATACCGCTACACTTTGAGACAAAGTTCAAGGTGGTCCTCGGGATCAAACACT ATGGACCAGAACAGTCACTGTCGGACATCATCGCCAAATACGAACTTCCGCTGACAGTGAAATTCGCCGTGCCCAGGAGTCACGTGTTCTACATCAACACCAGTTCGCACAAAGCCGACAGTTTCGGGTGCATGGCATTGCTACAAGTGTACAACGAAACCTACCTGGTGTCCAACCCCATTAACAACG GTATATTGGATCCTTTAATTTGCATCGTGCCACTGTACCTGGAGATGCTAATGAACACCATATATGGGTCGGAAGTCTTGACAGACGATCAGTGGCACCACTACCTAGACGAACTTACCGCAGAGGCAAACAAAGTGAACTTTGACTCGGTTCAAGGACGAAAAG AGATGGCGATATACGAGAAACTGCCTCCAGAGATCGATAATCGCGACGACTACGACTACATCCGTATAGGTGACCTTGAGGCGACCTTCACGCAGCCAGCACGATTTCGAGACAGCGACGTGTATTCAGAAATCGGGCCTGACGTACCGGCTCGCGGGGAACAGCCAGACGATGAGCCGAGCTCGACCGTGCACGCCTGTCCTGTAGAGAGTCTGGGGATAGAGGAACTGTGTGCACAGCTGGAGAGACTGAGGTTGCACAAGCATGTGAAGGTGTTCAGGAAGAAGGGAATCAGTGGAGTGATCCTGAAGTCTCTCTCAGAATCGGTTCTCAAGCAGGAACTGCATTTCAAGGATTTCGAAATAATCAAACTGATGGCCTTTATAAAGAAAGGACACATCCCTAAATAA